In one window of Bacillus horti DNA:
- a CDS encoding IS1182 family transposase produces MPFIEGEDRYQIHLLPNTLDEYVEEENPVRVIDAYVDSLILEELGFQIYSGSKAGQKPYRREELLKLYLYCYMNGIRSSRKMETETKRNIELMWLIGKLQPDHGTLSAFMKNNQPAIKKLFKEFTLLLKGFGFINGQLVAIDGTKIKANNAKKKHYNENIINKKLEHIDEKIDAYLHDFLMEDNRQKKQEITEKLEIYQERVHELEIMKQKLKETGKHQLCVTDPDAKSMKNNGKHEVCFNVQTAVDSKYKLIVDCDTVNDVNDQGQLSNMAKKTKQVFRNQKIKILADTGYYNYLEIIDVVDKSTELLIKPQRGKQSKVASGFDKENFEYDAMSDTYICPLGYKLPFKWKGKQDGKEYRRYTCEAFDICGQKDLCTSAKGGRSVTRLKDEELIEQIAENTRSQSHIYKQRGSIVEHPFGTIKRHWGYTHFLTRGLASVGTETNLICLAYNLKRIIKIKGVNELIRLFRDSARSKSNMHDVYLRKIA; encoded by the coding sequence ATGCCATTTATCGAAGGTGAAGATAGATATCAAATTCATTTATTGCCAAATACATTGGACGAATATGTAGAAGAAGAAAATCCTGTTCGAGTTATCGATGCTTACGTCGATAGCTTGATCTTGGAAGAATTGGGGTTTCAGATCTACTCAGGCTCTAAAGCGGGGCAAAAACCTTACCGACGGGAAGAGCTTCTCAAACTCTATCTTTACTGTTATATGAACGGTATCCGTTCCTCTCGCAAAATGGAAACCGAAACAAAAAGAAATATTGAATTGATGTGGCTCATTGGTAAGCTTCAACCGGACCACGGTACTTTATCTGCTTTCATGAAGAATAACCAGCCAGCCATAAAAAAGCTGTTTAAAGAATTCACGTTACTATTAAAAGGGTTCGGGTTCATCAATGGTCAACTTGTCGCCATTGACGGCACAAAAATAAAAGCAAACAACGCCAAGAAGAAACATTATAACGAAAATATTATCAACAAGAAACTAGAGCATATCGATGAAAAAATCGATGCCTATCTGCATGACTTTTTAATGGAGGACAATCGTCAAAAAAAGCAGGAAATCACTGAAAAGCTAGAGATCTATCAAGAGAGAGTCCACGAACTGGAGATCATGAAACAAAAACTCAAGGAAACAGGTAAACACCAGCTCTGTGTTACCGACCCAGATGCCAAATCAATGAAAAACAACGGGAAGCATGAAGTTTGTTTTAATGTTCAAACTGCCGTAGACAGCAAGTATAAATTGATTGTGGACTGCGATACGGTCAATGATGTCAACGATCAGGGGCAGTTGTCCAATATGGCAAAGAAAACAAAGCAAGTTTTCCGTAATCAAAAAATCAAAATTCTAGCCGATACCGGCTATTATAATTACCTTGAGATTATCGATGTAGTCGACAAAAGCACGGAGCTCTTAATTAAGCCGCAAAGGGGAAAGCAAAGCAAAGTGGCAAGCGGATTTGATAAAGAAAACTTTGAATATGATGCCATGAGCGATACATATATTTGCCCATTGGGTTATAAATTACCTTTCAAATGGAAGGGAAAACAAGATGGAAAAGAGTACAGGCGGTACACATGTGAAGCCTTTGATATCTGTGGGCAAAAGGATCTCTGCACATCTGCCAAAGGCGGAAGGTCGGTAACCAGACTTAAAGATGAAGAACTGATCGAACAAATTGCCGAAAATACACGTAGCCAAAGTCATATTTATAAGCAAAGAGGGTCAATCGTTGAGCACCCTTTCGGAACCATAAAGCGTCACTGGGGCTATACACACTTTTTAACACGAGGGCTGGCATCAGTAGGCACTGAGACCAACCTAATTTGTCTTGCCTACAATCTCAAGAGAATAATAAAAATAAAGGGAGTGAATGAGCTCATACGTCTCTTCAGAGACTCAGCTCGTTCGAAATCTAATATGCATGACGTTTATTTGAGAAAAATTGCATAA
- a CDS encoding DUF5412 family protein encodes MNNTLFSILVILGAVFLVITVIVFLLFLIKITIYTFKRNIGFPFKCSFILLSCLLFTSFHYYNLYNNLEYLPEGVINQSVPSPDGLHEITTYHLNSRKSARAEVLNINTGKSKTIYYNYYDYSPYVEWISSDTVVIGRETLNIEKDTYDYRKEQIKPSVLPKQSSYY; translated from the coding sequence ATGAACAATACATTATTTTCAATTCTAGTGATTTTAGGAGCAGTATTCTTAGTTATAACAGTTATTGTATTCCTACTATTTCTTATTAAAATTACCATATATACATTTAAAAGAAACATTGGCTTTCCATTTAAATGCTCGTTCATCTTGCTAAGTTGCTTATTATTTACATCTTTCCACTATTATAATCTCTACAACAACTTAGAGTATCTTCCAGAAGGCGTTATAAATCAAAGTGTTCCTTCTCCTGATGGCTTACACGAAATAACAACCTATCATTTAAATTCTAGGAAATCAGCTAGAGCAGAAGTTTTAAACATAAACACGGGAAAAAGTAAAACTATCTACTATAACTATTATGACTACTCTCCTTATGTTGAATGGATAAGCAGCGATACTGTCGTTATCGGAAGGGAAACGTTAAATATTGAAAAAGATACATATGATTATAGAAAAGAACAAATAAAGCCAAGTGTATTGCCCAAGCAAAGCTCGTACTACTAG
- a CDS encoding stalk domain-containing protein codes for MLIGLVAGLLIGSVGTAAANNTAVQAIFSSFTLQVEGVELPIEPLVHEGSTYLPVRQVAGMLGFDVSYTSATRTIGLARNDQSINAAAEEVRGAVETLTGEEIINLVRTLYPDLFQEGNVVIDENGLLQIGDVKIQLEADENGEYSIDPLLESGVLSNQE; via the coding sequence ATGTTGATAGGATTGGTTGCAGGGCTGTTAATTGGAAGTGTTGGGACGGCTGCAGCGAATAATACAGCGGTACAAGCTATTTTTAGTAGCTTTACGTTACAGGTTGAAGGCGTTGAATTACCGATAGAGCCTTTGGTCCATGAGGGTTCTACATATTTACCAGTAAGACAGGTGGCGGGGATGCTAGGCTTTGATGTATCCTATACGTCTGCTACAAGAACAATTGGCTTAGCTAGAAATGATCAAAGTATTAATGCTGCTGCTGAGGAAGTAAGGGGAGCCGTTGAAACATTGACAGGAGAAGAAATTATTAACCTGGTCAGAACGCTTTATCCTGATTTATTTCAAGAAGGAAATGTTGTTATTGATGAAAATGGATTATTACAGATTGGTGATGTAAAAATTCAGCTTGAAGCGGACGAGAATGGAGAGTACAGTATAGATCCACTTTTAGAGTCAGGCGTTCTTTCTAACCAAGAGTGA
- a CDS encoding YkgJ family cysteine cluster protein, translating into MEELPCKGCKGLCCGPVPVTESELRRIKKKIKSMPLKLRSQLENQQRFYGTCIFYDLDHDRCGIHTVRPNICRMFGYYQELVCFRKPELATKNMNSSTQQEYVGTLSIDFTWKDMKR; encoded by the coding sequence ATGGAAGAATTACCTTGTAAGGGTTGTAAAGGATTGTGCTGCGGACCTGTTCCGGTCACCGAAAGCGAGCTAAGAAGAATTAAAAAGAAGATTAAATCCATGCCACTAAAGTTACGCTCACAATTAGAGAACCAGCAACGTTTTTATGGGACGTGTATATTTTATGATTTAGATCATGATCGGTGTGGCATTCATACAGTAAGGCCAAACATATGTCGTATGTTCGGCTACTATCAAGAGCTAGTTTGCTTTCGCAAGCCAGAGTTAGCAACTAAAAATATGAATTCATCTACTCAACAAGAATATGTAGGAACTCTATCGATAGATTTTACATGGAAGGATATGAAAAGGTAA
- a CDS encoding acyl-CoA thioesterase, whose product MTLKAKPVHESRTLLTDLIFPPDTNHHHTVFGGKVMAYVDKIACIAAMRHCRKPVVTVSSDSFDFLAPIKTGEAINLEAYVTWTHRTSMEIYIKVEAENLLTGEKRVTSRAYLTMIALDEEGKPTAVPQVIPETEEEIKQHEQAKKRYELRRKRKQEAI is encoded by the coding sequence ATGACTCTTAAAGCAAAGCCCGTACATGAATCTAGGACTCTTTTAACAGATCTTATTTTTCCTCCAGACACCAATCATCATCATACCGTATTTGGCGGAAAGGTCATGGCCTATGTCGATAAAATTGCCTGCATTGCCGCTATGAGGCATTGCCGTAAGCCGGTCGTTACCGTTTCTAGTGATTCCTTTGATTTCCTAGCACCCATTAAAACGGGTGAGGCAATCAATTTAGAAGCCTATGTGACCTGGACACATCGCACCTCTATGGAAATATATATTAAGGTAGAAGCTGAGAATCTATTAACAGGTGAAAAGAGAGTTACTTCTAGAGCGTATCTAACCATGATTGCTTTGGACGAAGAAGGTAAGCCAACAGCAGTCCCACAGGTTATTCCTGAAACAGAAGAGGAAATAAAGCAGCACGAGCAGGCAAAGAAAAGATATGAGCTTAGGAGGAAACGCAAACAAGAAGCCATCTAA
- the metE gene encoding 5-methyltetrahydropteroyltriglutamate--homocysteine S-methyltransferase, producing MKCSNLGYPRIGENREWKKTLETFWAGKLTEEEFYEQTTQLRLHHLQKQKEKGIDIIPVNDFTFYDHMLDMAVMFGLVPKRFSYSGGRVPLSTYFAMARGEQNAVACEMTKWFNTNYHYIVPELDDVTPHLTENKPLTAYKEAKEKLGIKSKPVLIGPYTFVKLSKGYEKKDLAQTILSFLPLYEQIVKELQKEGVEWVQIDEPALVTACTKSEKELLFSIFERLHTAAPQLNIMLQTYFDSIVPESDWLNLPVQGIGLDFVHGVEQNLTQLHISGFPEDKVLAVGLIDGRNVWRTTLSKKWELIEELLQIVEADRIWLQPSCSLLHVPVSAQKESHLAYEIRSALAFADEKLDEIVLLSKRHTLGAEATKKEFTEHEEAQQLLLHSPTRARTKVHEAVQSIQEDHIGRHSSFNERKEIQQKTWDLPLLPTTTIGSFPQSAEVRQARQKFRKFEWSEKQYEEYIEDKIKEWINIQEDIGLDVLVHGEFERTDMVEFFGEKLGGFVFTKYGWVQSYGSRCVRPPIVYADVEFLEPMTVKESVFAKSLTQKPVKGMLTGPVTILNWSFIRDDISRKQVAYQIALALQQEVKALEDAGINMIQVDEPALREGLPLKKADWNEYLSWAVTAFRLTTSSVADSTQIHTHMCYCEFHDFIHVISELDADVISIETSRSHGELIAAFEQNIYDKGIGLGVYDIHSPRIPEVDEMSKMIQRALDVLNPSQFWINPDCGLKTRGVDETIPSLKNMVVATQAVRQQLLQQKS from the coding sequence ATGAAATGCAGTAACCTTGGATATCCGCGTATTGGAGAGAATCGCGAGTGGAAAAAAACATTAGAGACATTTTGGGCTGGAAAGCTAACAGAAGAAGAATTTTATGAGCAAACAACACAGCTTCGATTACACCATCTTCAAAAGCAAAAGGAAAAAGGGATTGACATCATTCCAGTAAACGACTTTACGTTCTATGATCATATGCTAGATATGGCCGTTATGTTCGGTCTTGTCCCTAAGCGCTTTTCTTATTCGGGTGGACGTGTTCCTCTATCCACTTACTTTGCTATGGCCAGGGGAGAGCAAAACGCTGTAGCCTGCGAAATGACAAAGTGGTTTAATACAAACTACCATTACATCGTTCCAGAGCTTGACGACGTTACCCCACACCTAACCGAGAACAAGCCACTGACAGCGTATAAAGAAGCTAAAGAGAAGCTTGGCATTAAAAGTAAGCCAGTACTTATTGGTCCATATACATTTGTAAAATTATCTAAAGGCTATGAGAAAAAGGATCTAGCACAAACCATTCTATCCTTTCTCCCTCTCTATGAGCAAATTGTAAAAGAGCTACAGAAAGAAGGAGTTGAATGGGTTCAAATCGATGAGCCAGCTCTAGTTACTGCTTGTACAAAGTCAGAAAAAGAGCTTCTTTTCAGCATCTTTGAAAGACTTCATACAGCCGCACCACAGCTTAACATTATGCTACAAACCTACTTTGATTCCATCGTGCCTGAGTCAGATTGGCTGAACCTGCCTGTACAAGGAATAGGGTTAGATTTTGTACACGGTGTAGAACAGAACCTTACGCAGTTACACATCTCTGGCTTTCCAGAAGACAAAGTCCTGGCTGTCGGTCTCATTGATGGAAGAAATGTTTGGCGCACTACTTTGTCTAAGAAATGGGAGCTGATTGAAGAGCTTTTACAGATTGTAGAAGCAGATCGAATTTGGCTCCAGCCATCCTGTAGCCTGCTACATGTTCCTGTAAGCGCCCAAAAGGAATCTCATTTAGCCTATGAAATTAGAAGTGCACTAGCGTTCGCTGATGAAAAACTAGATGAAATCGTCCTGCTGAGCAAACGACACACACTAGGGGCAGAAGCAACGAAAAAGGAATTTACAGAGCATGAAGAAGCCCAGCAGCTATTACTCCATTCCCCCACTAGAGCTCGTACAAAGGTGCATGAAGCCGTTCAGAGCATACAGGAGGATCATATCGGGAGACATAGCTCGTTCAACGAACGAAAAGAAATTCAACAGAAAACTTGGGACCTTCCTCTTCTTCCAACAACAACAATAGGTAGCTTCCCTCAATCAGCTGAGGTGCGCCAGGCACGCCAGAAGTTCAGAAAATTTGAGTGGTCCGAGAAGCAATACGAAGAGTATATCGAAGATAAAATAAAGGAATGGATTAACATTCAAGAAGATATAGGGCTTGACGTACTCGTTCACGGAGAGTTTGAGCGTACAGATATGGTTGAGTTTTTTGGTGAAAAGCTAGGTGGCTTTGTCTTTACTAAATATGGCTGGGTACAGTCCTATGGTTCGCGTTGTGTGAGACCACCCATTGTCTACGCTGATGTTGAATTCCTTGAGCCTATGACCGTTAAAGAAAGTGTATTTGCTAAGTCACTAACTCAGAAACCAGTTAAAGGAATGCTAACGGGACCTGTCACCATCCTGAATTGGTCATTTATTCGCGACGATATTTCAAGAAAGCAGGTTGCCTACCAAATTGCCCTTGCCTTGCAGCAGGAAGTAAAAGCACTTGAGGATGCAGGAATTAACATGATCCAGGTGGATGAACCCGCCTTGCGTGAAGGATTGCCTTTGAAGAAGGCAGATTGGAATGAGTATCTGAGCTGGGCTGTTACAGCGTTTCGCTTAACCACTTCCTCCGTGGCAGACAGCACGCAAATTCATACCCATATGTGCTATTGTGAATTCCATGATTTCATTCATGTGATTAGTGAGCTTGATGCCGATGTTATCTCTATTGAAACGTCTCGAAGCCATGGAGAGCTTATCGCTGCCTTTGAACAAAATATCTATGACAAAGGAATTGGTCTAGGAGTCTATGACATCCACAGCCCCCGTATTCCTGAAGTAGATGAAATGTCCAAAATGATTCAACGAGCATTGGACGTCTTAAACCCTTCACAATTCTGGATCAACCCTGATTGTGGGCTAAAAACTAGAGGAGTAGATGAAACCATTCCATCCTTGAAAAATATGGTTGTAGCAACACAAGCTGTTCGACAGCAGCTACTTCAACAGAAATCCTAG